A segment of the Nitrospina gracilis 3/211 genome:
TGGTTGTAATAATCCACTGCTTGGTCAAAAAGTCCATTTGCCTGAGCTTCTTTACCCAATCGTACCCATTCGTTCGAATTCATGATTTCCTCCGCTGTTTTTACTTGAGTCCCTTGCCTGTTTTCGGGATCCGCTCCCAAGTCCCCCGGAACCCCCGGTCAAGTTTTCTCGGTTCCTATTATTTATATTTACAGACTAGGTAAATTTAACTGCAATTTCAACCCTTAAATGTAAAAAAAACGTACATTTTTAATAATGTTTCGTAACCGTTTGATTTTTTAGGGAATTTAATTTTGAGGAATTGTCAACTTGAACGAAAAGGTCGGCCATCATCTCTTCAAGGTTCGGAACAGAATCATTCATTCCATTTTTTTATAAATGGTGAGAGCCTTTTCAAAATATTGGATGGCTTTTTCGGGATCCCCATTCTGGCGACAAACCTTACCCAGGTTATGGCAGGCTTCGGCCAGCATGGGGTGGTTCGGGGCACATATTTTAATCAAGGTTTTTAAAGAATCTTCCAGGTACTTAACGGCCTTAGCGGAATTGCCTTTTTGAACCCAAAGGTTACCCAGACTGTTTTTAATAAAGGCCACATCAGGGTGAAATTCACCCACGGACTCCTAATTCGCTGCTAATGACTTTTGAAACCATTCCAAGGCCTCATCCAAGCGTCCTTCGATTTGCGCCTTTTTACCTTTTAAAAACAAATTAGTGGCAATCATAAGCTTTCCTCTCCGCTGGTATTTCCTGTAAAACCGGGCGTTCTCCCTGCCCCCCTTCTTGCAGAGAAGAAATTCCAATTCATCTTGGAAAATTCACTATTATCTTATTATTGGAGATTAATTAAAATCAGGTTAAGGGCTTCCAATAATTTTGGAAAGCGGAATTTTTTAATATCAACAATTTTTTTGTAATCCCTAACTTAAT
Coding sequences within it:
- a CDS encoding tetratricopeptide repeat protein; the protein is MGEFHPDVAFIKNSLGNLWVQKGNSAKAVKYLEDSLKTLIKICAPNHPMLAEACHNLGKVCRQNGDPEKAIQYFEKALTIYKKME